From the genome of Flavobacterium ovatum, one region includes:
- the sprA gene encoding cell surface protein SprA, with product MYRIYTFLLVLFCGFVSQAQENEIAQDTVKKGYSLGKVELKKPQSILSAYTYDPVTDRYIYTNSVEGFSISYPIILTPKEYESLVLKESMRDYFKQKSDAIDGKKEGSEEAKKDLLPKYYVNSGFFESIFGGNTIDVKPTGSVEMDLGARYSKQDNPSFSPRNRSNLAFDFNQRISMSLMGKVGTRVNVNANYDTQSTFAFQNLLKLDYTATEDDIFQKIEIGNVSMPLNSSLIRGAQSLFGVKAQLQFGKTTVTGVFSEQKSQTKSVVVQGGGTIQNFDVFALDYDNDRHFFLSQFFRNKYDNALKNYPFIDSRVQITRLEIWVTNKQNRVTTNSNNLRNIIALQDLGEGQITGIPDYEVVILDPSTGMFNNPIDSPSDNSNNKFDPTKIGVGTSFLNSNIREIATANSGFNGFTPREGQDYSKLENARKLLPNEYTYHPQLGYISLQQRLSNDEVLAVAYEYTIGDKVYQVGEFGNDGVESTVVTGGSSSGQAVITQSLLLKMLKSNLTYVKRKAMSIGGIEVEVSTPIWNLMMKNIYQIPGAYQVKQEDFRFNILYTDPSPLNYITEAKNTAGVIVPFPSNPAAANKVAETPLLKVFNLDKLNYNNDPQTGGDGFFDFMEGLTVDSQNGRIIFTTKEPFGELLFSKLKNPSSAENYNDPTTYNENQKKYVFRTMYRNTQAGSLEDSDKNKFLLRGKYKSTGGDGIPIGAFNVPQGSVVVTAGGRKLVEGVDYSVNYQLGRVQILDASLQASNTPINISLENNSIFGQQTTRFMGVNVEHKISDKFVVGATLLKMSERPFTQKSNYGQESVNNTIFGFNTNFSTEVPFFTRLVNKLPNVDTDVPSSLSVRGEVAFLRPNASKIDSFNGESTIYVDDFEGSQSTIDMRSPYAWSLSSTPERNASSTYDFGGNANDLSYGFKRSKLAWYSIDPVFYTSKPAGVSNNDLSLNKTRRVYSEELYPLTDIALGQTQVVSTLDLTYFPSERGPYNNNANYASNPKENFGGIMRAINSTNFEQGNVEYIQFWVQDPYVGKGEVSSVNTGKLYFNLGEVSEDILKDGRKQFENGLGPDQILTNPRPIWGDVPASQSLIYAFDTDVNNRANQDVGLDGLSNGKEAEVYTNFASEPDPAADDYTFYLNTTGSIINRYKNYNGVQGNSAVNITDANRASTSVPDVEDVNRDNTMNTINAYYEYSVDMKKDMSIGENYITDIRETQVTLPNGETTPARWIQFKIPIAKPQNTIGQIDDFRSIRFMRMFVTGFDEEVTLRFGSLDLVRGDWRRYGSTLDFNDTNVDDDGTNLDVIAVNIQENNTRCPINYTQPPGVVREQLYNNNTIINQNEQALSLRVSGDGLEPKDARAVYKNVSIDMRQYKRLKMFLHAESLPNQSLLGDDKMVGFIRFGNDFNQNFYQIEIPLKVTIPSNCSPLSAELVWPESNQIDLALSLLTKLKIQSKIIDPTTLPLDGIYFQNEEDLDGSASSKTNKLRLGVKGNPNFGLVRTLMVGVKSNATDAEGKIKGEVWFNELRLSEMDNAGGMAALLNVDTNFADLATVSATGKKSTVGFGAIEQGANERSREDIQQYNIVTNINLGKLLPSKWGINLPFNYSVGEETITPLYDPFNADIKIKELLENTNSQAEKDNIVNRAVDYTKRTSINFIGVRKQRSPEQKQHVYDPENFTFSQSINKVERHDYEIEDYLDQQALTAVDYSYSFQSKAIEPFKKSKFMKKSTYWKMLSDFNFNYLPSNITFNTNINRQYNRQQFRQVDVEGIGLDPLYRRNFAFNYQYGVNYNLTKSLKLNYTASSNNIVKNYLNEDNEPIADFSIWDGYWDSGDPFNHTQQLVVNYELPINKIPVFSFVKANYTYTGNYSWQRASTFLSELEIDGSVYNLGNTIQNARAHTLNSSFNMDMLYKYLGLTKASSRQLMKPKTIPKPGEKVTNITAARPDAKQSPFVDGLMGVLTSVKNIQLNYTDNSGTVLPGFTPGLGFFGSSKPSLGFVFGSQDDIRFEAAKNGWLTDYQDFNQNFTQVNNKILKVTANVDLFPDLKIDLNADRSYSKNFTEQYDVSSDGTYNSRSPYTYGMFSISTVMIKSAFSTSDENISEVFNEFRDNRLVVANRLATERGIDVNNPANLDAEGYPIGFGKNNQAVLLPAFLAAYTGGDASSTSLGAFRNFPIPNWSVKYNGLMRYEVFKKNFKRFSLQHNYRASYTINQYRSNFKYDDNPNGTDDSGNFYNKTLISNINLVEQFSPLIRVDFELKNAFKFLTEIKKDRALSMSFDNNLLTEVKGIEYIIGLGYRFKDVIFSSRLADNPTGVIKGDINMKADLSYRNNQTIVRYLNYDNNQLAAGQNIWSLKFTADYSFSKNLTAIFYYDHSFSKAVISTSFPLTNIRSGFTLRYNFGN from the coding sequence ATGTATAGGATTTATACTTTTTTGCTGGTTTTATTTTGTGGTTTTGTATCGCAGGCTCAAGAAAATGAAATTGCTCAAGATACTGTCAAAAAGGGATATTCTCTTGGAAAGGTTGAGTTGAAAAAACCTCAGAGTATTCTCTCGGCATATACTTATGACCCTGTAACGGATAGATATATTTATACTAATTCAGTTGAAGGGTTCTCTATTAGTTATCCAATCATTTTGACGCCAAAAGAATATGAAAGCTTAGTCCTGAAAGAGTCTATGCGAGATTATTTTAAACAAAAATCAGATGCAATTGATGGTAAAAAAGAAGGAAGCGAAGAGGCGAAGAAAGATTTACTTCCTAAATATTATGTGAATTCTGGTTTTTTTGAATCGATTTTTGGCGGAAATACAATTGATGTAAAACCAACGGGCTCTGTTGAAATGGATTTAGGAGCACGTTACTCTAAACAAGATAATCCATCTTTTTCACCAAGAAACAGGTCTAATCTCGCTTTTGATTTTAATCAAAGAATCAGTATGAGTTTAATGGGGAAAGTAGGAACTAGAGTAAATGTTAACGCTAATTACGATACTCAATCTACTTTTGCTTTTCAAAATTTACTAAAGTTGGATTACACTGCAACTGAGGATGATATCTTTCAGAAAATTGAGATAGGTAATGTAAGTATGCCTTTAAATAGCTCTTTGATTCGTGGAGCCCAAAGTTTATTTGGTGTAAAAGCACAGTTGCAATTTGGTAAAACTACTGTAACAGGTGTGTTTTCAGAGCAAAAATCACAAACCAAAAGTGTTGTAGTTCAAGGAGGAGGGACAATCCAGAATTTTGATGTTTTTGCTTTGGATTATGATAATGACAGACACTTTTTCTTGTCGCAATTTTTTAGAAATAAATACGATAATGCGCTTAAAAATTATCCATTCATCGATAGTAGAGTTCAAATTACAAGACTAGAAATTTGGGTTACTAATAAGCAAAATAGAGTGACAACGAACTCTAATAATTTAAGAAATATTATTGCGCTTCAAGATTTGGGAGAAGGTCAAATCACTGGTATTCCAGATTATGAAGTGGTGATTTTAGACCCCTCTACAGGAATGTTTAATAATCCAATTGATTCCCCTTCTGACAATTCAAATAATAAGTTTGATCCAACTAAAATTGGTGTTGGTACTAGTTTCTTAAATAGTAATATTCGTGAAATAGCCACTGCAAATTCTGGTTTTAATGGGTTTACACCTAGAGAAGGCCAAGATTATTCTAAATTAGAAAATGCTAGAAAATTGTTGCCTAATGAATATACTTATCATCCACAATTAGGATACATATCTTTGCAACAACGATTATCAAATGATGAAGTTCTTGCAGTAGCTTATGAATACACCATAGGTGATAAAGTTTATCAAGTGGGGGAATTTGGTAATGATGGTGTAGAATCTACAGTTGTAACGGGAGGTAGCTCTTCCGGTCAAGCAGTTATTACTCAAAGTTTACTATTGAAAATGCTGAAAAGTAATTTGACCTATGTTAAGCGTAAAGCGATGTCAATAGGAGGAATAGAAGTTGAAGTTTCAACTCCAATCTGGAACTTGATGATGAAAAACATTTATCAAATCCCAGGTGCTTATCAAGTCAAACAAGAAGATTTTAGATTTAATATTTTATATACAGATCCGTCTCCTTTAAATTACATTACTGAAGCTAAAAATACTGCTGGAGTAATTGTTCCTTTCCCTTCTAATCCTGCTGCTGCTAATAAAGTAGCTGAGACTCCATTGTTGAAAGTTTTCAATCTGGATAAGTTAAACTATAATAATGATCCTCAAACTGGTGGAGATGGTTTTTTTGATTTTATGGAAGGATTAACTGTGGATTCTCAAAATGGGAGAATCATTTTCACGACCAAAGAGCCCTTTGGAGAATTGCTTTTTTCTAAATTGAAAAACCCATCTAGTGCAGAGAATTACAATGATCCTACTACTTATAATGAAAATCAGAAAAAATATGTTTTTCGAACTATGTACCGTAATACCCAAGCAGGTTCATTAGAAGATAGTGATAAAAATAAATTCTTATTAAGAGGTAAGTATAAATCAACTGGAGGTGATGGGATTCCTATTGGGGCATTTAACGTGCCACAAGGTTCGGTGGTAGTTACTGCAGGAGGTCGTAAATTAGTGGAAGGTGTCGATTATAGTGTGAATTATCAACTGGGGCGTGTTCAAATTTTGGACGCCTCTTTGCAAGCGTCTAATACTCCTATTAATATTTCCCTAGAAAATAATTCAATTTTTGGTCAACAAACGACCCGTTTTATGGGAGTAAATGTGGAGCATAAAATATCAGATAAATTTGTTGTTGGAGCAACTTTATTGAAAATGTCTGAAAGACCATTTACACAAAAATCAAATTATGGACAAGAGTCTGTAAATAATACTATTTTTGGATTTAATACAAATTTTTCTACCGAAGTGCCTTTCTTTACTCGATTAGTAAATAAATTACCTAATGTAGATACGGATGTTCCTTCTAGCTTGTCTGTAAGAGGTGAAGTTGCTTTTTTGAGGCCAAATGCATCTAAGATCGATAGCTTTAATGGCGAATCAACCATTTATGTTGATGATTTTGAAGGCTCGCAATCTACTATTGATATGAGGTCTCCTTATGCTTGGAGTTTGTCTTCAACTCCAGAAAGAAATGCTTCGAGTACTTATGATTTTGGAGGTAATGCCAATGATTTAAGTTATGGTTTTAAGAGATCTAAATTAGCATGGTATTCAATAGATCCAGTTTTTTACACTTCTAAGCCTGCAGGTGTGTCTAATAACGATTTGTCGTTGAATAAAACTAGAAGGGTGTATAGTGAAGAGTTGTATCCATTAACAGATATTGCTTTAGGACAGACACAAGTAGTAAGTACTCTAGATTTAACATATTTCCCTTCGGAAAGGGGGCCCTATAATAATAATGCGAATTATGCTTCGAATCCAAAAGAGAATTTTGGAGGAATTATGAGAGCCATTAACTCCACTAATTTTGAGCAAGGAAATGTTGAATATATTCAGTTTTGGGTTCAAGATCCATACGTAGGAAAAGGAGAGGTATCATCAGTTAATACCGGAAAACTGTATTTTAACTTAGGAGAAGTATCTGAGGACATATTAAAAGATGGTAGAAAACAATTTGAAAACGGATTAGGTCCAGATCAAATTTTGACTAACCCACGACCAATTTGGGGAGATGTACCAGCTTCACAGTCATTAATTTATGCGTTTGATACAGATGTGAATAATCGTGCCAATCAAGATGTTGGTTTGGATGGTTTGTCCAATGGTAAGGAGGCAGAAGTATATACAAACTTCGCTTCTGAACCTGATCCAGCTGCCGATGATTATACTTTTTATCTAAATACAACGGGAAGTATAATTAACAGATATAAGAATTACAATGGGGTTCAAGGGAATTCAGCAGTAAATATTACCGATGCGAATAGAGCTTCAACTTCAGTTCCGGATGTTGAAGATGTAAATAGAGATAATACCATGAATACCATTAATGCTTATTATGAATATAGCGTTGATATGAAAAAAGACATGAGTATTGGGGAGAATTATATCACTGATATTCGTGAGACTCAGGTTACTTTACCTAATGGAGAAACAACCCCTGCTAGATGGATTCAATTTAAAATTCCAATTGCTAAGCCTCAAAATACTATTGGGCAAATTGATGATTTTAGATCCATTCGTTTTATGAGAATGTTTGTGACTGGGTTTGATGAAGAGGTAACGCTACGTTTTGGTTCATTGGATTTAGTGAGAGGTGATTGGAGAAGGTATGGCAGTACTCTTGATTTTAATGATACTAATGTTGATGATGATGGTACTAATTTAGATGTAATTGCGGTAAATATTCAAGAAAATAATACACGTTGTCCTATTAATTATACACAACCTCCAGGGGTGGTTAGGGAACAATTGTATAATAATAATACAATAATTAATCAAAATGAGCAAGCCTTGTCTCTAAGGGTTTCTGGGGATGGATTGGAGCCTAAAGATGCTAGAGCTGTCTATAAAAACGTAAGTATTGACATGCGTCAGTATAAGAGATTGAAAATGTTTTTACACGCTGAGTCATTGCCTAATCAGTCTTTATTGGGTGATGATAAAATGGTTGGTTTTATTCGTTTTGGAAATGATTTTAATCAAAACTTTTATCAGATTGAGATTCCTTTAAAAGTGACTATTCCTTCAAATTGTTCTCCTTTAAGTGCTGAATTAGTTTGGCCTGAAAGTAATCAGATTGATTTAGCATTATCCTTATTAACGAAATTAAAAATCCAATCAAAGATTATTGATCCTACTACCTTGCCTTTGGATGGAATTTACTTTCAAAATGAGGAAGATTTAGATGGTTCCGCTAGTTCAAAAACAAATAAATTACGTTTAGGAGTGAAAGGTAATCCGAATTTCGGATTAGTACGTACTTTGATGGTAGGGGTGAAAAGTAACGCTACAGATGCAGAAGGAAAAATTAAAGGGGAAGTTTGGTTTAATGAACTTCGATTATCTGAGATGGACAATGCTGGTGGTATGGCGGCATTATTAAATGTGGATACTAATTTTGCTGATTTAGCTACTGTATCCGCTACAGGTAAAAAGAGTACAGTAGGTTTCGGTGCTATTGAGCAAGGTGCAAATGAACGTAGTCGTGAAGATATTCAACAATATAATATTGTAACTAATATTAATTTAGGAAAGCTATTGCCTAGTAAATGGGGGATTAATTTGCCGTTTAATTATTCAGTAGGAGAAGAAACTATAACGCCTTTGTATGATCCTTTTAATGCTGATATTAAGATTAAAGAATTGTTAGAAAACACAAATAGTCAGGCTGAGAAAGATAATATTGTTAATAGAGCTGTGGACTATACAAAACGGACTAGTATTAATTTTATTGGAGTAAGAAAACAAAGGAGTCCTGAGCAAAAACAACATGTTTATGATCCTGAGAATTTTACTTTCTCTCAATCTATTAATAAAGTAGAACGTCATGATTATGAAATTGAGGATTATTTAGATCAGCAAGCTTTGACTGCTGTGGATTATTCGTATAGTTTTCAATCGAAAGCTATTGAGCCTTTCAAGAAATCTAAATTCATGAAGAAAAGCACTTATTGGAAGATGTTAAGCGATTTTAATTTTAATTATTTACCTTCTAATATCACTTTTAATACAAATATTAACAGGCAATACAATCGCCAACAATTTAGACAAGTGGATGTAGAAGGTATAGGCCTTGATCCATTGTATAGAAGGAATTTTGCATTTAATTACCAATATGGAGTAAATTATAATTTAACGAAATCGTTGAAATTAAATTACACGGCCTCATCCAATAATATTGTAAAAAATTATTTAAATGAGGATAATGAGCCTATAGCTGATTTCTCAATTTGGGACGGATATTGGGATAGTGGAGATCCGTTTAATCATACACAACAATTAGTGGTGAATTACGAATTACCTATTAATAAGATTCCTGTATTTAGCTTCGTTAAAGCAAATTACACCTATACAGGGAATTATAGCTGGCAACGTGCTTCTACGTTTTTATCCGAATTAGAAATTGACGGTTCCGTATATAATTTAGGGAATACTATTCAAAATGCTAGAGCACACACTCTGAATAGTAGTTTTAATATGGATATGCTTTACAAATATTTAGGGTTAACTAAGGCGAGTAGCAGGCAATTAATGAAGCCTAAAACAATACCAAAGCCTGGTGAAAAGGTGACGAACATTACAGCAGCTAGGCCTGATGCTAAGCAAAGTCCGTTTGTAGATGGATTGATGGGGGTTTTGACAAGTGTAAAAAACATTCAACTTAATTATACCGATAATAGTGGAACAGTTTTGCCTGGTTTTACACCTGGTCTAGGCTTTTTTGGTTCCTCAAAACCAAGTTTAGGCTTTGTTTTTGGTAGTCAAGATGATATTCGATTTGAAGCGGCTAAGAATGGTTGGCTGACAGATTATCAGGATTTTAATCAAAATTTCACACAGGTTAATAATAAAATATTGAAAGTAACCGCAAATGTCGATTTGTTCCCTGATTTAAAAATTGATTTAAATGCAGACCGATCGTATTCTAAGAATTTTACCGAGCAATATGATGTGTCTTCTGACGGAACGTATAATTCACGTTCTCCATATACATATGGTATGTTCTCTATCTCCACGGTTATGATTAAGTCGGCTTTTTCTACTAGTGATGAGAATATTTCAGAAGTATTCAATGAGTTTAGAGATAATAGGCTTGTGGTGGCAAATCGTTTGGCTACTGAAAGAGGGATAGATGTAAATAATCCGGCTAATTTAGATGCAGAAGGTTATCCGATAGGTTTTGGGAAAAATAATCAAGCAGTTTTGTTGCCAGCGTTTTTGGCAGCTTATACTGGGGGAGATGCTTCGAGTACTTCACTTGGTGCTTTTAGGAATTTTCCAATTCCAAACTGGTCTGTGAAGTACAACGGTTTGATGCGATATGAGGTTTTCAAGAAGAATTTCAAGCGCTTTTCTTTGCAACACAATTATAGAGCGTCATATACTATTAATCAATATCGTTCTAATTTTAAATATGATGATAATCCAAATGGAACTGATGATAGTGGTAATTTTTACAACAAAACATTAATTTCGAATATTAACTTAGTAGAGCAATTTAGCCCGCTAATTCGCGTTGATTTTGAATTGAAAAATGCATTTAAATTCCTTACCGAAATTAAAAAAGATAGAGCGTTATCGATGAGTTTTGATAATAATTTATTAACAGAGGTAAAAGGTATTGAGTATATCATAGGTTTGGGTTATAGATTTAAAGATGTTATTTTCTCTTCTAGGTTAGCTGATAATCCAACGGGAGTAATAAAAGGTGATATCAATATGAAAGCAGATTTATCTTATCGTAACAATCAAACTATTGTACGTTATTTAAATTATGATAATAACCAATTAGCGGCGGGACAAAATATTTGGTCTTTAAAGTTTACTGCGGATTATTCGTTTAGTAAAAATTTAACTGCCATATTTTATTATGATCACTCGTTCTCCAAAGCAGTTATATCGACTTCATTCCCGTTAACAAACATTCGATCTGGTTTCACGCTGCGTTATAATTTTGGGAATTAA
- the gcvH gene encoding glycine cleavage system protein GcvH translates to MSIPSNLKYTKDHEWVSLEGDIATIGITHFAQKELGDIVYVEVETLDQVLEKDEVFGTVEAVKTVSDLFLPLAGEVIAFNDSLEDTPEAVNSDPYGAGWMIKVKVSDVADYETLLSDADYKALIGA, encoded by the coding sequence ATGAGTATACCGTCAAATTTAAAGTACACTAAAGATCACGAGTGGGTTAGTCTAGAAGGAGATATAGCAACTATTGGGATTACCCATTTTGCACAAAAAGAATTAGGTGATATCGTTTATGTAGAGGTAGAAACTTTGGATCAAGTTCTTGAGAAAGATGAAGTTTTTGGTACTGTTGAGGCTGTAAAAACAGTTTCTGATTTATTTCTTCCCTTGGCGGGAGAAGTTATAGCATTTAATGATTCATTAGAAGATACGCCTGAAGCTGTGAATTCAGATCCTTATGGAGCTGGATGGATGATAAAAGTAAAAGTATCTGATGTGGCTGATTATGAAACTTTGCTTTCTGATGCTGATTATAAAGCTTTAATAGGTGCTTAA
- a CDS encoding VanZ family protein — MLKKLFLSAATLWTSIVLVLCLIRLDGAPQVEVVNFDKYIHGVFHFIFTMLWFLFFKLHFKKENKFKPFVVSFLLSVSFGVLIEVLQQWCTQSRTGDLLDVLANMFGATVAIGLFYILDSYKFLSKIC, encoded by the coding sequence GTGCTTAAGAAATTATTCTTGTCCGCAGCTACCTTATGGACTTCCATTGTACTTGTTTTATGTTTAATACGATTAGATGGAGCCCCACAAGTTGAAGTTGTGAATTTTGATAAATACATTCATGGTGTTTTTCATTTTATTTTTACAATGCTTTGGTTTTTGTTTTTCAAATTGCATTTTAAAAAGGAGAATAAATTCAAGCCTTTTGTAGTTTCATTTTTGCTCTCAGTATCGTTTGGTGTATTGATTGAAGTATTGCAACAATGGTGTACACAAAGTCGTACTGGTGATTTGCTTGATGTTCTAGCAAATATGTTTGGGGCGACTGTAGCAATAGGGCTATTCTATATATTAGATAGTTATAAGTTTTTGAGTAAAATATGTTAA
- a CDS encoding gliding motility protein RemB — MKKVFFTSLLSLLALVSVAQSIDSNFQERFPVFGKCENLNNKDLEVCFYTKVQEFIFQNFIVPPHLVKKDFKGVVEVLFEVDVNGVFQVIYVNAVDDELIKETKRVFSKFQKIQPATYSGKATYSKFNISVSIPLRSSEVENATVKTDPTFIRNNDKQLTELESLVYKKYSNPEYESHLNIPFSHSYYAQFDGALNQIGSNNHTASKPYTYAEVSKYYNIKDANESLQKKASSWWSKKLWNENMVAIQGEDYWFNVNPILDLQVGKDSGSELPYTYVNTRAINFRGGLGNQLNFTTTIFESQGRFSDYFNRYAESIKPAGGNPAIIPGIGISKKFKTDSYDFPLAEANLTFTPNKFIDLQLGYGRNFIGDGYRSLLETDGASPYPFFKINTNFWKIKYTNTYMWLKDVRPEVTIDRTYATKFMANHYLSWNVSNRLNLGFFESVIWTNTNDRGFDASFVNPIIFYRSVEFASSARTGNALLGVTYKYKWNNQLNFYGQFLLDEFSLGDIKEGDNSWKNKFGYQLGAKYYNAFKIDNLLLQLEYNHVRPYVYSHSDPITNYGHNNQNIGHQWGGNFKELIVIARYHKNRFFADAKITTGTRGFDISNTGVKSNYGSNIYRDYDLDRYADAGVKVGQGNKAKIFIGDVQAGYLVNPSTNLKLFVSYIYRNFEPVQNTATIFKESTNWFNLGLRADVFNWYFDY; from the coding sequence ATGAAAAAAGTTTTTTTTACCTCCCTTCTGTCTTTGTTAGCTTTAGTATCTGTTGCTCAAAGTATAGATTCTAATTTTCAAGAACGCTTTCCTGTTTTTGGTAAGTGTGAAAATTTGAATAATAAGGATCTTGAAGTTTGCTTTTATACAAAAGTGCAGGAATTTATTTTTCAAAATTTTATTGTACCTCCTCATTTAGTTAAAAAAGACTTTAAAGGTGTCGTAGAGGTTCTTTTTGAAGTGGATGTAAACGGTGTGTTTCAAGTTATTTATGTTAATGCAGTTGATGATGAGTTAATCAAAGAAACCAAAAGAGTTTTTAGTAAATTCCAAAAAATTCAACCTGCAACTTATAGCGGAAAAGCAACCTATTCTAAATTTAATATTTCGGTTTCTATTCCTTTACGAAGTTCAGAAGTTGAAAATGCTACGGTAAAAACGGATCCTACTTTTATTAGAAATAATGATAAGCAACTAACGGAGTTAGAAAGTTTGGTTTATAAGAAGTATTCTAATCCTGAATATGAAAGTCATTTGAATATTCCTTTTTCGCATAGTTATTATGCACAATTTGACGGTGCTTTAAATCAAATAGGGAGTAATAATCATACTGCTTCTAAACCTTATACTTATGCTGAGGTGTCTAAATACTACAATATTAAAGACGCTAATGAGAGTTTGCAAAAGAAAGCATCTAGTTGGTGGTCAAAGAAACTGTGGAATGAAAACATGGTGGCTATTCAAGGGGAAGATTATTGGTTTAATGTTAATCCAATTTTAGATTTGCAGGTAGGGAAAGATAGTGGTAGTGAGTTGCCTTATACTTATGTAAATACAAGGGCAATCAACTTTAGAGGAGGATTAGGGAATCAATTAAACTTTACGACTACCATATTTGAAAGTCAAGGTCGATTTTCGGATTATTTTAACCGTTATGCGGAATCAATTAAACCTGCGGGAGGGAATCCAGCAATTATTCCAGGTATTGGAATATCTAAAAAGTTTAAAACAGATTCTTATGATTTTCCTTTGGCGGAAGCTAATTTGACTTTTACGCCTAATAAATTTATTGATTTGCAATTGGGTTATGGGCGTAATTTTATAGGGGATGGATATCGTTCTTTGTTGGAAACTGATGGAGCTAGTCCTTATCCTTTTTTTAAAATCAATACTAATTTCTGGAAAATTAAATATACGAATACCTATATGTGGTTGAAGGATGTTCGTCCTGAAGTTACGATCGATCGTACTTATGCGACTAAATTTATGGCAAATCATTATTTGAGCTGGAATGTTTCAAACCGATTGAATTTAGGTTTCTTTGAGTCAGTAATATGGACCAATACTAATGATAGAGGTTTTGATGCTAGCTTTGTGAATCCAATTATTTTTTATCGTTCGGTAGAGTTTGCCTCTTCAGCACGAACAGGAAATGCATTGTTGGGGGTAACGTATAAATACAAATGGAATAATCAATTGAATTTTTATGGGCAATTTCTTTTGGATGAGTTCTCACTTGGAGATATTAAAGAAGGCGATAATAGTTGGAAAAATAAATTTGGTTATCAGTTAGGCGCTAAATATTATAATGCATTTAAAATAGATAATTTATTGTTGCAGTTAGAGTATAATCATGTACGTCCTTACGTGTATTCTCATAGTGATCCTATTACAAATTATGGACACAATAATCAAAACATAGGGCATCAATGGGGGGGTAATTTTAAAGAGTTAATTGTAATTGCTAGATATCATAAAAATCGTTTTTTTGCTGATGCAAAAATTACAACGGGAACTCGAGGGTTTGATATCTCTAATACAGGAGTTAAAAGTAATTATGGTAGTAATATTTATAGAGATTATGATTTAGATCGTTATGCTGATGCTGGCGTGAAAGTTGGACAAGGAAATAAGGCTAAAATCTTTATCGGAGATGTTCAGGCCGGCTATTTAGTGAATCCCTCAACCAACTTAAAGTTGTTTGTGAGTTATATTTATAGGAATTTTGAACCTGTACAAAATACTGCTACTATTTTTAAAGAAAGTACTAATTGGTTTAATCTTGGGCTTCGTGCTGACGTGTTTAATTGGTATTTTGATTATTAA
- the cyoE gene encoding heme o synthase: MNSISNTFSVKSLFSDFKEITKAGLAISVLFSSIAGYFLGFSEENPFQWSVLIKLAIGGYCMVGASNAYNQVIEKDLDLLMDRTKNRPVPSGRMSSRTALIVATILTLVGLSLLYMINPKTAMFGAISIFLYTSVYTPLKTVTSLSVFVGAFPGAIPFMLGWVAATGDFGIEAGTLFLIQFFWQFPHFWAIGWFLYEDYEKAGFFMLPTGKKDKGTALQVILYTVWLIVASLLPALGYTGQLHIGLIAAALVFLLGLWMLYYAVQLYKLRTAKAARTLMLVSVSYITLLQLVYIFDKFLR; the protein is encoded by the coding sequence TTGAATTCTATATCAAATACATTTTCTGTTAAATCCCTTTTTTCTGATTTTAAAGAAATAACAAAAGCAGGACTTGCTATTAGTGTTTTATTTTCCTCAATTGCAGGGTATTTTTTAGGGTTTAGCGAAGAGAATCCTTTTCAATGGTCAGTTTTGATAAAGCTTGCTATTGGCGGATATTGTATGGTTGGTGCTTCAAATGCTTATAATCAGGTGATTGAAAAAGATTTGGACTTATTGATGGATAGGACTAAAAATCGTCCAGTGCCATCAGGAAGAATGTCTTCTCGAACCGCCTTGATTGTGGCAACAATATTGACTTTAGTTGGTTTAAGTCTGCTGTATATGATCAATCCAAAGACAGCAATGTTTGGTGCGATTTCAATTTTTTTATATACAAGTGTTTATACTCCTTTGAAAACAGTAACTTCGTTATCTGTTTTTGTTGGTGCTTTTCCTGGAGCGATACCTTTTATGTTAGGATGGGTGGCCGCTACAGGTGATTTTGGAATTGAAGCCGGGACTTTGTTTTTGATTCAATTTTTCTGGCAATTTCCTCATTTTTGGGCTATTGGTTGGTTTTTATATGAAGATTATGAGAAAGCAGGTTTTTTCATGTTGCCAACTGGGAAAAAGGATAAAGGAACTGCATTGCAAGTTATATTATATACCGTTTGGTTAATTGTTGCTTCATTGTTACCTGCATTAGGTTATACTGGACAATTGCATATTGGATTAATAGCTGCGGCTTTAGTTTTTTTATTAGGACTGTGGATGTTGTATTATGCGGTGCAATTGTATAAGTTGAGAACTGCAAAAGCGGCAAGAACATTAATGTTAGTGAGTGTGTCTTACATTACTTTATTGCAGCTGGTTTATATATTTGATAAATTTTTAAGATAA